CGCCGACGATGACCAAAAAGGAATACGCTTGATCCATAAGTTCATCAGGTGTGTTCATCCAGCTGAGGAACGTTTTTCCGAACAAAAATAAAATTAAACTCAACAATAATCCGAACCCTAAGTTGACTGCGATTGCCATGACGGCTACTTCCGAAGATTGTTTCACCTTGGAAGCTCCAAGTGATTGGGCAACAACGACACTCGCACCCGTAGCTATGAATCCAAACATAACAATGATGATCTGCAGAAGCTGGTTTGAAAGGCCGACCGCAGCTACCGAATGGTCGGAATAGTAGCTGAGCATAAGTGTATCGGCATTCCCCATCAGCATATGAAGCATGATTTCAATGAAAATGGGCCACGTAATCGCAATCAAGGAGAGTTTGACAGGTTTTAGTGTTTTTGCTTTACTCATAATGTAGAATCTCCTTTTGACAAAAACGATATTGAACTTTACCTATTCTAAAGGATGATTACAGTATTAAAAAGAGAGTTAGCCGATATATCTTGTACTATTACGACTTTTTGAGGTGCACTATGATCCATTTTCCAGTTCCGCCGTTTCCCACTTATATCACAGGAGGAGAAGGTGTTTTTCATCCTGGGATGAAGCATTTCCGCAGGACGTTTTCAGTATATGACTTGATTTATGTAACATGCGGCACCCTCTATATGACCGAAGATAATAAGGAGTATGAGGTAAGAGAAGGGGAATATATCCTGTTAACTCCAGGTTGGGAGCATTACGGCCATAGAGAATGCCAGGAAAAAACTGAAATCCTGTGGCTTCATTTTCATGCAGAAACAGCACCTGCCGTTCATCCTGATGCCGAGGTAGACTGGTCAACGATCTTTCGAAGGGACAGTACTTATACCGAGGCCCCTCAATTTATACTTTCGTTTCCTATAAAAGGAAAAGTGAAAAACCGTGAGGTCATTACAAGCGGCTTGGATAGATTATTTACTCTGAATGAAATTCCATCTCCGGAAAACAAGCTTCGCCAGCAGCTGCAGTTTTCTGATGTGCTGATTTCATTGCAGAAAGAAGTGTTCAGCATTCCGACGGCTGCCGAGCAAGTTACCCAGAGCATTATCGATTATGTTCATCAGCACTACAACGAACATTTTTCAATGAAAAACCTTTCTCAAAAACTCCTGTTCCATCAGGATTATTTAACAAGATGCATGCAGCAGACCATGGGGATTACCCCTTTGCAGTATCTGAACCAATACCGTATGAATATGGCCAAGAACCTGATCAGTTCAACAACTTTAAGAATGAGTGATATTGCAGGGAAGTGTGGAATGGAAGATGCCGCATATTTTTCTAAGCTATTTAAGAAACTGGAAGGGATCAGTCCGCGAGACTATAGGAGAATGTCAAACCTTTTTTAAACCGGATGAGAGTTTCACTTTAGAATCCCTCAAGCCCATGCTTTTTTTTGTGTAGGCATATAACGATTAAAAAGGGTGAAAACTCAATCTTGAAATAAAGAGGCCATCTTTTATGCAAGAGCCTGGGTGGATGGGGTGGCATTCGATCAAAAGGGTTCAATCCTCTTTAACAACAACAGACTTCATCAAATGTTTGGCAATGTCACTGACCTCGATTGGAACTATCCATATGCTTGATGAAAAAAATTTCATCCGGTGAATCCTTATAAGGAAAAAAACCCCTTTGGTTCATATGCGCCATGTGAGCGTTCATGGTCAAAGGGGCTTTATTGATGAATAGGACTAGCAAAAATCCAAGTTCATGCTGACTGCCTTACAGGACGCTTGCACTGTTCTACGTTAACTTAATTTTAAAATCAAGGAATCATTGGCATTTACAACCGCATGAGCTGGGCTGATGTTTTCTCCCGTCCAAAGGTTAACGGCATTGCTGAATCCGTCAAATAGACCTTCTTCAAGCGTTATGGGTTCGCTCTCTGAATTAAAGGCGAATAAAAGGGTTTCATCAGCAGATGTTTTCTTATAAAGAAGCGTTCCAGGTGTATGGCTCCCTTTGATAAAAGAGAGGGTTCCACCATTGCCAAAAGCAGAATGATCAGATCTGAACGTGATCAGTTTTTGAATATCTTCAAATAAAGAGCGGTCCTGTTTTTCCTCATCCCACTCCATGCATTTTCTGCAGCCGGGATCCATTTCGCCAGTCATCCCTACTTCATCTCCATAATAGATGCAGGGAGTTCCAGGGAAGGACAGCATGAGTGTGTACAATTGGCGGACTCTTTCTTTATTTTCCTTGGCTAGTGTCAGTACCCTTGGTGTGTCATGTGAATCAAGAAGATTAAAAGCAACCTCATTCACGTTTGCAGGATAGGACTGTAGAACGTTTGTAATCTTGTCAGCAAATTCGCTGCCTGTTATTTTATCAAATGCTAGAAAATCCAAGGCTGCCGTCGTAAACGGATAGTTCATAACCGCATCAAACTGATCACCCTGCAGCCAAGGCATGGAATCATGCCAGATTTCTCCGAGGATATACGCATCAGGCTTTACACTTTTCACGGTGCTGCGGAACTCGCGCCAGAATTGATGATCCACTTCGTTGGCCACATCCAGCCGCCAGCCGTCAATATTGAATTCTTCGACCCAAAACCGGGCTACTTTCAATAAATATTCTTTTACCTCAGGATTTTCGGTATTTAGTTTCGGCATGTTTTTCTCAAAGGCAAAGGTGTCATAGTTTGGTTTAGGTTCTGTGATGACCGGAAATTCGCGAATGTGGAACCAGTTTTTATATTGCGAGTTTTCCTGGTTTCTGAGAACATCCTGAAATGGTTCGAAGTAGAAGCCGCTATGATTGAAAACAGCGTCCAGCATTACTTTTATGCCTTTTTCATGGCAAGCATCCACCAATTGCCGGAAGGTTTCTTTTGTTCCAAACTGCGGATCGATTTCAAAATAATCGATCGTGTCATATTTATGATTCGACTTTGCTTTGAAAATAGGGGTGAAGTAAATGCCGTTTATTCCAAGGCTGGCGAGATGATCAAGGTGCTGGATGACACCCTCAAAATCTCCACCAAAAAAATTGGTCTTGGATGGTGCAGCTGAGCCCCATGCCAGTGCCCCTTCAGGATCATTGGCAGGGTTGCCATTCGCAAATCGTTCAGGGAAAATTTGATACCAAACCGTATTCTTTACCCATTCAGGTGCCCTGAATACATCTGCTTTGTTAAGGAAAGGGAAGCAGAAATAATACGATGTATCATCCCTAGGTGCTTCTTCATAAAAGCCTTTTTCCGTATAGACCAGCTTCTCATTCTCATTCATCAGCTCAAATCCATAACGAAGTCTTCTAAACTCGGGAGATACTTCAATGACGTAATAATCGAACCATTCATCAGATCCCGATTTGGTCATCTCACTTTTCTGGATTTGCCAGCACCCGTCTATCCAATTATAAGGGTCGCCATAGATAAGATGTACAGACTGAACATCACCTTTTTTCGTTCGTAAACGGATGTGAAGCGTTTTTTCGTCATAGGCATAGGCATAGTTATTCTTTGGTCTATGATACAGGACTTCTCGCTGCATATCATCACTCCTGACTAGTTTTTGCAATCGGTTGCACATATAGGGTATAAAAAAGGTACAAACTCTGTGTGGAGGTTGTACCTGCGGTAGCATTGCCCCGATGCAATTAATTTCAACTTTAATGTAGTATATACTGAAATTGATGTCAACGAAAGAGTTGAAAGCGTTTTATAAAAATTTTTGAAAACAGTTGTCAAAATAAAAAAGGGATGTATAATGAAATTAGGAATTGATGCAATCGTTTTCACAACACGTTAGGCGAAGGCCTAATCCTTTTTTTGATTTGGTTGTGCAAACGGTTGTTTAAGATCTTAAACAAAATAGGGGGAACAAGAATGAAAAAGATAATGGCCTATATGTTAACGCCAGTGCTTGCTTTTGGTGTTCTTTCTGCCTGTGGTCCACAAGACAGCAGCGGAAGCGGCAGCAATACAGGAAAAGCAGAGAAGAAACCGGATAAATTAGTAGTCTGGGAAGATACAGATAAAGGTGTAGGCCTTGAACCAGCTGCGAAAAGCTTTGAAAAGAAATACGGAATTAAAATTCAATTTAAAGAAATGCCAATGCTTGATCAACAAGATAAGCTTCGTCTTGACGGACCGACTCACAAAGGAGCGGACATCATTACGACACCACATGACCGTATTGGGCCATTGGCTACTGAAGGATTGATCGAGCCTCTAAATATTTCAAGTGAAATTACAAGCCAATATACTGACTCATCAATCTCGGCTTTAACGTTTAAAGGAAAACTTTATGGTCTTCCAAAATCTACTGAAACACCTGTTTTCATCTACAACAAAAAGTATATGAAAGAAGCCCCTGCAACACTTGACGATCTTTACAAGTTCTCTAAAGGCGACAAAGGCGGCGCGCAATACGGGTTCTTGGCGAACTGGACAGATTTCTACTTCGCACATGGCATCTTAAGCGGTTACGGTGGTTATGTATTTAAGGATAACAATGGAACACTTGATACGAAAGATCTTGGTTTAACAAACAAAGGCTCTCTTGAAGGTGCTGATTACATTTCCAAATGGTACAAAGAAGGATTATTCCCTAAAGGTATCATCGGGAAAAAAGCAGGACAAACCATTGACGGTCTATTCAATGAAAAGAAAGTTGCTTCTGTAATGAATGGACCTTGGTCATTCCAAGGCTATAAAGATGCAGGAATTGATATCGGTGTTGCACCAATGCCGAAGCTTCCTAACGGCGAGTATGTAAAAACATTCATCGGTGTTAAAGGCTGGAACGTAAGTGCATATTCTGAGCACAAAAAATGGGCTCAAAAATTTGTAGAGTGGATCACGAACGAAGAGAACGCGAAAATCCGCTACGAAAAAACTCAGGAGATTCCTCCGATCAAAGCTCTTATGAAAGATCCAATCATTGCTGATAACGAAGCAGCAAAAGCAGTTGCTGTTCAATCAGAACGCGGTGTTCCAATGCCAAACGTACCAGAAATGGCAGAAGTTTGGGTACCAGTAGGAAACGCGCTGCAGCTTACTGCAACAGGTAAACAAGATTCCAAGAAAGCATTGGAAGACGCATCTAAAACAATCGAGCAAAACATTAAAGCAAAACACACCGGTAAATAATATAGAGGGAGGCGGTACCCAGTATATTCTGGGTACTGCTTTCACTATAGGTGCATCTTCTAATACCTGAAGGTTCAGACATTGGAAGATGCATCTATATCAAGTGTTTCAGAAAGGGGACAGCCTACATCATGGAGGCGTTAGCAAATCAATCCAACCATCGTAAAACCTCGGCTTTGCTCTCTATCATTCCTGGGATCGGCCAGGTATATAATAAACAAAGAATAAAAGGGGCTTTATTCCTTATCCTGGCAGCTTCCTACTTCGTTGTTTTCGGGAACCTTTTGAACATGGGTCTCTGGGGATTCTTTACCCTTGGAACAGAGCTTCCGCGTGACCATTCCATCATCCTCCTCGTCCAAGGGGTCATCGCATTTATCGTGATTGGCTTCGGCATCGCTTTTTATGTGTTTAACATTTACGATGCGTTTCAAAATGGCAAGAAGAGAGATCAGGGCTTTGCGGTCACAACCATTAAAGAGCAATATCAAAATGTGATTGATAAAGGATTCCCTTATCTTTTAGTAGGGCCGGGCTTTTTTATCCTGATCTTTGTTGTTGTATTTCCGATTCTGTTCATGGTTTTCCTTGCGTTTACCAACTATGACTTGTACCATTCACCGCCTGCTAAACTGGTAGATTGGGTAGGAGTTCAGAACTTCAGTGACATGTTTACGATGGATATCTGGAGAAATACATTTGTATCTGTATTTGCCTGGACGATTATCTGGACATTTACAGCAACCACTCTGCAGGTTGCCGTTGGGATTTTTCTTGCGGTTGTTATTAATCAAAAGGATCTTAAATTTAAAGGAATCATCCGTACGTTATTAATTCTTCCATGGGCAGTTCCTGCTTTCGTTTCTATCCTTGTGTTCAGTGGAATGTTCAACGACTCTTTTGGAGCAATTAATAACGATATTCTGGCAGCTTTTGGAATCGATCCCATACCGTGGCTGACCGATCCGCAATGGACGAAAGTCGCGATCATCTTTATCCAGACATGGCTGGGATTCCCTTTCATCATGGCAATGACAACCGGGGTACTCCAATCTATCCCTGAAGAATTGTATGAGGCAGCTACCGTTGACGGAGCGACAGTTTGGGATAAATTCAGATCCATTACGCTTCCGATGATTCTGGCTGCTACTGCACCGATCATCATCACACAGTACACGTTCAACTTTAACAACTTTAACGTCATTTATCTCTTTAACGAGGGCGGTCCAGCCGTTGCTGGACAAAGTGCAGGCGGAACAGACATTCTAATTTCATGGATTTATAATTTGACCATGACCTCTGCACAGTACAGCAAAGCTGCAGCTGTTACAGTTCTGCTGTCTGTCGTTATCGTTACGGTTGCGCTTATTAACTTTAAGCGAACGAAAGCATTTAAAGATGAAGGAATGATGTAAGATGAGCATTAAACGAGGAAAAATTATACGTCTCACTCTGTCCTATCTGGTCATTCTTGCTGCGATTACAATAGTGATCTATCCGATCCTCTGGGTTATCGGATCATCACTAAATCCCGGGGACAGTTTAACGAGTTCAACGATTATACCGGAGCATGCAACACTGCAGCATTACAAAGAACTGTTCACGAAAACTCAATATTTAACATGGTATTGGAATACATTGAAAATTTGTATCAGCACTATGGTTCTTGCTGTAATTTTTATCGGTCTGACAGCCTATGCTTTTTCCCGCTACCGTTTCTTCGGGCGAAAAAATGGTCTGCTTTTATTCCTTGTATTGCAAATGATTCCTCAGTTTGTAGCAATTCTTGCAATCTATATCCTTGCAAACCTTGTTGGACTTCTTGACACGCATTTCGGACTTGTTCTTGTGTACGTTGGGGGATTGATTCCTATGAACACCTGGCTGGCAAAAGGTTACTTTGATACGATCCCAAGAGAACTGGATGAATCAGCACGCATTGATGGAGCAGGACACTTCCGCATTTTTTGGCAGATCATTCTTCCGCTTGCTAAGCCAATTCTGGCTGTGGTTGCTTTGTTCAGTTTCATCTCGCCATTTGCGGACTTCATTCTTGCGTCCATCTTGCTTCAGTCAGATGAGAAAAAGACTTTGGCTGTAGGTCTTTTCAATATGGTATCCGATGAGTTTGGAAATTCCTTTACACTGTTCGCAGCTGGATCTGTATTAATTGCAATTCCGATCGGACTCTTGTTCCTTTCATTGCAGCGTTTCTTCGTTTCTGGGCTGACGGCTGGAGGAACAAAAGGCTAAAAGCGCCTCAATATATGAACGGGAAAAAGCTGCATACGCTTTTCCCGTTTTTTAATAAATGGAATTCTATTATTTTTGGAGGAAATGAGAATGCTAGATACAAGCTTTGCCATACATCCAGGGAATAAGGCTAAATTATTGAACAGTACCTATACCGACATAGGAAAGCTTTTAAAGGCGGAAAAGAAAGAGACGGGTTTTTTGTTTCAGTCCGAATTCGGCTTTGTACGAGTTTCATTCTATACAGAAGATACGGTCAGAGTGACGATGAATCCGGCGGGGTATCCTTCATTCGATTCAAGCTTTGCTCTTATAAAAGAACCTGAAAACATAAACGTTAAGATGACAGATGAAGAAGACAAAATGATGTTAGCTGCTTCCCGAATCAGTGTTGCCATCCAGAAGAATCCCTTTCGCATCTCAGTATATCGGGAGGATGGCACACTTCTCGTAGCTGAAGGGGCAAGAGGAATGGGTTTTAATGAGAAAAAAGAGGTTATCTGTTATAAAGAGATGGATCCTGAAGACCATTTTTACGGTTTCGGTGAAAAATCCGGCTTTTTAAATAAGCGGGGGGAAAAGATGACCATGTGGAACACGGATGTCTATGCCCCTCACAATCCTGAAACAGATTCACTCTATCAATCGATTCCTTTTTTTACGACACTGCGAAATGGAAAGGCGCATGGAATATTCTTCGATAATACGTTTAAATCTGCTTTTGACTTGAAAACAGATGAGGATTCATACTCATTTGGTGCAGAAGGCGGACAGCTTGATTATTATGTAATGGCAGGCCCAACGCCAAAAGAGGTTTTACAGCAATACACAGAGCTGACAGGGCGGATGAACATGCCGCCAAAATGGGCGATAGGGTATCATCAGTCCCGTTACAGCTATGAGACCGAAGCTGAAGTCAGAGCTCTTGTGCAATCCTTTCAGGAAAAAGGAATTCCCGTCGACGCGATTTATCTCGACATCCACTATATGGACGGGTACCGAGTCTTTACGTTTGACCATGAGAGGTTTCCTAATCCGAAGAAGCTGGTTCAGGATTTGCTTGAAATGGGTATTCGTGTGGTTCCGATTGTCGATCCGGGTGTCAAAGAGGATCCG
This genomic stretch from Fictibacillus marinisediminis harbors:
- a CDS encoding helix-turn-helix transcriptional regulator codes for the protein MIHFPVPPFPTYITGGEGVFHPGMKHFRRTFSVYDLIYVTCGTLYMTEDNKEYEVREGEYILLTPGWEHYGHRECQEKTEILWLHFHAETAPAVHPDAEVDWSTIFRRDSTYTEAPQFILSFPIKGKVKNREVITSGLDRLFTLNEIPSPENKLRQQLQFSDVLISLQKEVFSIPTAAEQVTQSIIDYVHQHYNEHFSMKNLSQKLLFHQDYLTRCMQQTMGITPLQYLNQYRMNMAKNLISSTTLRMSDIAGKCGMEDAAYFSKLFKKLEGISPRDYRRMSNLF
- a CDS encoding glycoside hydrolase family 13 protein, which encodes MQREVLYHRPKNNYAYAYDEKTLHIRLRTKKGDVQSVHLIYGDPYNWIDGCWQIQKSEMTKSGSDEWFDYYVIEVSPEFRRLRYGFELMNENEKLVYTEKGFYEEAPRDDTSYYFCFPFLNKADVFRAPEWVKNTVWYQIFPERFANGNPANDPEGALAWGSAAPSKTNFFGGDFEGVIQHLDHLASLGINGIYFTPIFKAKSNHKYDTIDYFEIDPQFGTKETFRQLVDACHEKGIKVMLDAVFNHSGFYFEPFQDVLRNQENSQYKNWFHIREFPVITEPKPNYDTFAFEKNMPKLNTENPEVKEYLLKVARFWVEEFNIDGWRLDVANEVDHQFWREFRSTVKSVKPDAYILGEIWHDSMPWLQGDQFDAVMNYPFTTAALDFLAFDKITGSEFADKITNVLQSYPANVNEVAFNLLDSHDTPRVLTLAKENKERVRQLYTLMLSFPGTPCIYYGDEVGMTGEMDPGCRKCMEWDEEKQDRSLFEDIQKLITFRSDHSAFGNGGTLSFIKGSHTPGTLLYKKTSADETLLFAFNSESEPITLEEGLFDGFSNAVNLWTGENISPAHAVVNANDSLILKLS
- a CDS encoding extracellular solute-binding protein; amino-acid sequence: MKKIMAYMLTPVLAFGVLSACGPQDSSGSGSNTGKAEKKPDKLVVWEDTDKGVGLEPAAKSFEKKYGIKIQFKEMPMLDQQDKLRLDGPTHKGADIITTPHDRIGPLATEGLIEPLNISSEITSQYTDSSISALTFKGKLYGLPKSTETPVFIYNKKYMKEAPATLDDLYKFSKGDKGGAQYGFLANWTDFYFAHGILSGYGGYVFKDNNGTLDTKDLGLTNKGSLEGADYISKWYKEGLFPKGIIGKKAGQTIDGLFNEKKVASVMNGPWSFQGYKDAGIDIGVAPMPKLPNGEYVKTFIGVKGWNVSAYSEHKKWAQKFVEWITNEENAKIRYEKTQEIPPIKALMKDPIIADNEAAKAVAVQSERGVPMPNVPEMAEVWVPVGNALQLTATGKQDSKKALEDASKTIEQNIKAKHTGK
- a CDS encoding carbohydrate ABC transporter permease, translated to MEALANQSNHRKTSALLSIIPGIGQVYNKQRIKGALFLILAASYFVVFGNLLNMGLWGFFTLGTELPRDHSIILLVQGVIAFIVIGFGIAFYVFNIYDAFQNGKKRDQGFAVTTIKEQYQNVIDKGFPYLLVGPGFFILIFVVVFPILFMVFLAFTNYDLYHSPPAKLVDWVGVQNFSDMFTMDIWRNTFVSVFAWTIIWTFTATTLQVAVGIFLAVVINQKDLKFKGIIRTLLILPWAVPAFVSILVFSGMFNDSFGAINNDILAAFGIDPIPWLTDPQWTKVAIIFIQTWLGFPFIMAMTTGVLQSIPEELYEAATVDGATVWDKFRSITLPMILAATAPIIITQYTFNFNNFNVIYLFNEGGPAVAGQSAGGTDILISWIYNLTMTSAQYSKAAAVTVLLSVVIVTVALINFKRTKAFKDEGMM
- a CDS encoding sugar ABC transporter permease, whose amino-acid sequence is MSIKRGKIIRLTLSYLVILAAITIVIYPILWVIGSSLNPGDSLTSSTIIPEHATLQHYKELFTKTQYLTWYWNTLKICISTMVLAVIFIGLTAYAFSRYRFFGRKNGLLLFLVLQMIPQFVAILAIYILANLVGLLDTHFGLVLVYVGGLIPMNTWLAKGYFDTIPRELDESARIDGAGHFRIFWQIILPLAKPILAVVALFSFISPFADFILASILLQSDEKKTLAVGLFNMVSDEFGNSFTLFAAGSVLIAIPIGLLFLSLQRFFVSGLTAGGTKG